From Bacteroidales bacterium, one genomic window encodes:
- a CDS encoding PspC domain-containing protein — translation MEETLKISIGGVAFVINKNACAKLENYLKALAAHYSSRPEGKEILDDIERRIAELLLDKFDKEDVVTEERIDKVIAVMGRPQEIEGDDETIGSTENANANAESSANTGSSASYNGGNQNLEAGRSNRKLFRDMDNRVIGGVCSGLAAYCKMDPVIMRLIFVVAFILGSIGRHFLWISGHGFGWTHFGGLVFLAYIILWIVMPKAKTVEDKCAMKGSAPGVQGVEYDYNNSNGPRGEEFGRIIKIIVGIVCMLASLGGFITGLAYYFASGLRFGTTPLAILNYFDFQGNIFFINMLRLVVWLLPCCILMYLGIRWTFNFKMPKFRPGLIAFGVWVIALIFLLVFGAAAVEQTFDFTKQSATQTLSKNYDTLYVNYANLPNAPDSSFTDMNDREFMYRVCAVSLLPAPIWKDWDSDSYSDFENNIYDEDEGDDSTTVVTPLKTIVKADRDNTYNCGYRLFWGKDKNKQAMFAIYPKFSVSSVSASNIEYNKDSTVTKIVRDTTITPTVEIEMKRSYGRDKLITSKVSPNGDYESNLISIKGPVITIYPQIISRSKKFSGTLVSAKITVPDGSVVVVNKLKR, via the coding sequence ATGGAAGAGACACTAAAAATTAGCATAGGAGGCGTTGCATTTGTCATTAATAAAAATGCCTGCGCAAAACTGGAAAATTATTTGAAAGCGCTTGCAGCTCACTACTCCTCAAGACCGGAGGGAAAAGAAATTTTGGATGATATTGAGAGAAGAATTGCAGAGTTGCTTTTGGATAAGTTTGACAAAGAAGATGTTGTAACAGAGGAGAGAATAGATAAAGTAATTGCAGTTATGGGGAGACCGCAGGAGATAGAGGGAGATGATGAAACTATCGGGAGTACGGAAAATGCAAATGCGAATGCAGAAAGTTCTGCAAATACCGGGAGTTCTGCAAGTTACAATGGAGGGAATCAAAATTTAGAAGCTGGGCGCAGCAACCGCAAATTGTTCAGAGATATGGATAACCGTGTGATTGGCGGAGTTTGCAGCGGACTTGCCGCATACTGCAAAATGGACCCGGTTATAATGAGATTGATTTTTGTGGTGGCGTTTATTTTGGGTTCGATTGGCAGACATTTTTTGTGGATTAGCGGACACGGCTTTGGATGGACACATTTTGGAGGTCTTGTTTTTTTAGCTTATATAATTCTTTGGATTGTAATGCCTAAGGCAAAAACAGTTGAGGATAAGTGTGCGATGAAAGGGAGCGCTCCGGGCGTACAAGGCGTTGAGTATGATTATAATAACTCTAACGGGCCAAGAGGTGAAGAGTTTGGAAGAATCATAAAAATTATTGTAGGAATTGTTTGTATGCTTGCTTCTCTTGGAGGATTTATAACGGGCCTTGCATATTACTTTGCATCCGGTTTAAGATTTGGAACCACTCCGCTTGCTATTCTTAATTACTTTGATTTCCAGGGCAATATATTCTTTATTAATATGCTGAGATTGGTTGTTTGGCTTCTGCCTTGCTGTATTCTAATGTACCTTGGAATTCGCTGGACATTCAACTTTAAGATGCCAAAATTCAGACCGGGGCTTATAGCATTTGGAGTTTGGGTAATAGCTTTAATCTTTTTGCTTGTCTTTGGCGCTGCTGCCGTTGAGCAAACATTTGACTTTACAAAGCAGTCGGCAACTCAAACATTGTCAAAGAATTATGACACTCTTTATGTGAATTATGCAAATCTTCCTAATGCTCCCGACAGTTCATTTACAGATATGAATGACAGAGAGTTTATGTACAGAGTATGTGCCGTCTCTTTGCTGCCAGCTCCAATCTGGAAGGATTGGGATTCAGATTCTTATTCTGATTTTGAAAATAATATTTATGATGAAGACGAGGGAGATGACTCCACAACCGTTGTAACACCCTTAAAGACAATAGTAAAGGCGGACAGAGACAATACTTATAATTGTGGTTACAGATTGTTCTGGGGTAAAGATAAAAACAAGCAAGCGATGTTTGCAATCTATCCAAAGTTCTCTGTAAGTTCAGTTTCCGCTAGCAATATAGAATACAACAAAGATTCTACTGTAACTAAGATAGTAAGAGATACAACTATAACTCCTACGGTAGAGATAGAGATGAAAAGAAGTTACGGCAGAGATAAATTGATAACCAGCAAGGTTTCTCCTAACGGAGATTATGAGAGCAACCTTATTTCAATAAAAGGTCCGGTGATTACAATCTATCCGCAAATCATTTCACGTTCAAAGAAATTCAGCGGAACTCTGGTAAGTGCAAAAATAACCGTTCCTGATGGCAGCGTAGTAGTAGTCAATAAGTTAAAGAGATAA
- a CDS encoding PspC domain-containing protein, with the protein MKTVLTVGIGGKSFTIETEAYSDLKNYLNAFKNNSKLGVQSDETMKDLEARIAELFSTKIDSFRNVVDSKMVDEITAQLGMPDGQPYIKNAQDTAQQGANGEYAGTEYNSAAGNGSASYKMVPSHKLYRDPGRHTLGGVCTGIAYYFDLDPVLMKVIFILAFFAGLFGFLVYIILWIIIPRAVNPVQMCELYGIPPTAENLAKFAPMFK; encoded by the coding sequence ATGAAAACAGTGTTAACAGTTGGAATTGGCGGTAAAAGTTTCACAATTGAAACGGAGGCTTATTCAGATTTAAAAAATTATCTAAACGCTTTTAAGAACAACTCAAAACTTGGAGTTCAAAGCGACGAGACAATGAAAGATTTGGAGGCGAGAATTGCAGAGCTTTTCTCCACCAAGATTGATTCCTTTAGAAATGTGGTTGATTCTAAAATGGTAGATGAAATTACGGCTCAGCTTGGAATGCCGGACGGGCAACCATACATTAAAAATGCTCAAGACACAGCACAACAGGGTGCAAACGGTGAATATGCCGGGACTGAGTATAATTCGGCCGCAGGCAATGGAAGTGCTTCTTACAAAATGGTGCCGTCTCATAAACTTTACAGAGATCCGGGACGTCATACGCTAGGCGGAGTCTGCACAGGTATTGCATATTATTTTGATTTGGATCCAGTTCTTATGAAGGTCATATTCATATTAGCCTTCTTTGCGGGACTATTTGGTTTTCTAGTTTATATTATTCTTTGGATTATTATTCCTAGAGCGGTTAATCCTGTGCAAATGTGTGAGTTATACGGGATACCTCCAACAGCGGAGAATCTTGCAAAATTTGCTCCGATGTTCAAATAA
- the secG gene encoding preprotein translocase subunit SecG, with the protein MYTVLAIIIVIASIFLTIIVLVQNDKGGGLAANFASGNQTFGVRQTADFLEKATWTLVAIVIVCSILATAFVSTKVTETKSDLTKELQQQAPAGAQPQFPNAGGAQQSAPAGEQAPATPSK; encoded by the coding sequence ATGTATACCGTTTTAGCTATCATCATTGTTATTGCAAGTATATTTTTAACAATTATAGTTCTTGTACAGAACGATAAAGGCGGCGGATTAGCAGCCAACTTTGCCTCTGGCAATCAGACGTTTGGAGTAAGACAAACTGCAGATTTCCTGGAGAAAGCAACTTGGACGCTAGTAGCAATTGTAATTGTTTGCAGCATATTGGCTACAGCCTTTGTATCCACAAAAGTTACAGAGACTAAGTCAGACCTTACAAAGGAACTTCAGCAGCAGGCTCCGGCCGGCGCACAGCCTCAGTTCCCTAATGCCGGCGGTGCTCAGCAATCAGCTCCGGCGGGAGAACAAGCACCTGCTACTCCTTCAAAATAG
- a CDS encoding tetratricopeptide repeat protein: MENVDFTNIEQFTPDQLEGIVAEYPWFSYVREILLLKLAAISREIFDTELRHSAVFLPSRGRLYEKVIQIVPSDEKVLETVVNEKVEEKITEKEEEQAEEQAEEKTEEKAENPVEVINVEQEEKPEDVKAAAAEAIEEAKRERAGGSPVETKIKYIPVGGDYFSREDFEQLEKEEGGLPSEAPRLATDSAAGGPKISSTIGPDGKVNFDDPEFCTETLGQVYAQQGYYEQAIEVFSKLILLYPQKSAYFAALVKEAEKAKKEASSGRGK; the protein is encoded by the coding sequence ATGGAGAATGTAGATTTTACTAATATAGAGCAGTTTACGCCGGACCAGCTGGAAGGCATCGTTGCGGAGTATCCTTGGTTTTCTTATGTCAGGGAGATTTTGCTTCTCAAGCTTGCGGCTATCAGCAGAGAAATTTTTGATACTGAGCTGAGGCATTCGGCTGTGTTTCTACCCTCCAGAGGAAGACTCTATGAGAAAGTTATTCAGATAGTTCCCTCAGATGAAAAGGTGCTGGAAACTGTTGTGAATGAGAAGGTAGAAGAGAAAATAACCGAGAAGGAAGAAGAGCAGGCGGAGGAGCAAGCAGAAGAGAAGACGGAGGAGAAGGCAGAAAATCCTGTTGAAGTCATTAATGTTGAGCAGGAGGAAAAGCCTGAGGATGTGAAAGCTGCGGCAGCTGAAGCTATTGAAGAGGCAAAGAGAGAAAGGGCCGGCGGAAGTCCGGTAGAGACTAAAATAAAATATATTCCGGTTGGAGGCGATTACTTCTCCAGGGAAGATTTTGAGCAGCTGGAGAAAGAAGAGGGAGGTTTGCCGTCAGAAGCTCCTCGCCTTGCAACTGATTCAGCAGCAGGTGGTCCTAAAATCTCTTCCACTATAGGTCCCGACGGCAAAGTTAACTTTGATGATCCCGAATTTTGTACGGAAACGCTTGGACAGGTTTATGCACAACAGGGTTATTATGAGCAGGCTATAGAGGTTTTCTCCAAACTAATTTTGCTATATCCGCAAAAAAGTGCTTACTTTGCAGCCCTTGTAAAAGAGGCTGAAAAAGCTAAAAAAGAGGCTTCTTCCGGCCGGGGGAAATAA
- the lptE gene encoding LPS assembly lipoprotein LptE, whose amino-acid sequence MRIKKYHILTALIISLIATGCGIYSFSGTSIAPDVKSITVHTIENKAMQVNPALSNQMTQTLQDKYRHLTKLDMVTDGGDLDVSGYITSYEVTPTAITSEEVASKNRLTVTVRIIFKNEKYPKENFDKSFAAYQDYDSTNSLDAVQAALCDQIVETLVEDIFNATVANW is encoded by the coding sequence ATGAGGATAAAAAAGTATCATATATTGACGGCACTGATTATTTCATTAATCGCGACAGGTTGTGGAATATATTCATTTTCCGGGACTTCCATTGCGCCTGATGTAAAATCTATAACCGTGCATACTATAGAAAACAAGGCAATGCAGGTGAACCCGGCATTGTCAAATCAGATGACTCAAACTTTGCAGGACAAGTATAGACATCTTACAAAATTGGATATGGTTACGGATGGGGGAGATTTGGATGTAAGCGGCTATATTACTAGTTATGAGGTAACTCCTACGGCCATTACATCAGAGGAGGTTGCATCTAAAAACAGGCTGACGGTTACGGTCAGGATTATATTTAAGAACGAGAAATACCCAAAAGAGAATTTTGATAAATCTTTTGCAGCATATCAGGATTATGACTCCACAAATTCTTTGGATGCCGTGCAAGCTGCTCTGTGTGACCAGATTGTAGAGACATTGGTGGAAGATATCTTTAATGCTACGGTTGCAAATTGGTAG
- a CDS encoding sigma-54 dependent transcriptional regulator, whose product MLMELQSLKSRFDIIGDDPALNRALDIAMQVAGTDLSVVVYGESGVGKEVIPQIIHQNSPRKHASYIAVNCGAIPEGTIDSELFGHEKGSFTGANETRKGYFEVADGGTIFLDEVAELPLATQVRLLRVLQSGEFMKVGSSKVQKTNVRVVAATNVNLVNACKLGKFRDDLYYRLNTVPITLPPLRTRKGDIFLLFRKFVLDFAEKYNMPVLKLNHDAQVLLTSYRWPGNVRQLKNVAEQMSVLEVDRNITADALQKYLPKDGPETLPILKSEADKESLINDRDVLYKMIFSLKQEVDSLKSKIASLSDGYTGSHLTSGIVENPEDAGNVVNADEGVIVNASPIQGTTIVNKKDTAPEPEEKEYSEVKEDYSLHAVNAELIKKCLEKHRGRRKAAAAELGISERTLYRKIKELHLEK is encoded by the coding sequence ATGTTAATGGAGCTTCAAAGTTTAAAATCTAGGTTTGACATAATTGGCGATGACCCCGCGCTTAACAGAGCATTGGATATTGCCATGCAAGTTGCAGGAACTGATTTATCTGTCGTTGTTTATGGAGAGAGCGGCGTAGGAAAGGAGGTCATACCTCAGATAATTCATCAGAACAGTCCGCGCAAGCATGCCTCTTACATAGCAGTTAACTGCGGAGCAATTCCGGAAGGAACAATTGATTCTGAACTTTTCGGACATGAGAAAGGTTCATTCACAGGGGCGAACGAGACAAGGAAAGGATATTTTGAGGTCGCCGACGGCGGTACTATTTTTTTGGATGAAGTGGCGGAGCTTCCGCTTGCGACGCAAGTGAGGTTGCTTAGAGTTTTGCAGAGCGGAGAGTTTATGAAAGTAGGCTCTTCAAAAGTTCAGAAAACCAATGTGCGCGTTGTGGCGGCAACTAATGTAAATCTTGTAAATGCTTGTAAGCTAGGAAAATTCAGAGATGATTTATATTACAGATTAAATACCGTCCCAATAACGCTGCCTCCTCTGAGAACTAGAAAAGGAGATATATTCTTGTTATTCAGGAAGTTTGTTCTGGATTTTGCAGAGAAGTACAATATGCCTGTTCTAAAGCTTAATCATGATGCGCAGGTTTTGCTTACATCTTATCGCTGGCCCGGCAATGTTCGTCAGCTAAAAAATGTGGCTGAGCAAATGTCTGTGCTGGAAGTAGATAGGAACATTACCGCAGATGCGCTTCAGAAATATTTGCCAAAGGACGGACCGGAGACTCTTCCAATTTTAAAGAGCGAGGCAGATAAGGAGAGCTTGATAAATGACAGGGATGTTCTCTATAAAATGATATTCTCTCTTAAGCAGGAAGTAGATTCATTGAAGAGTAAAATAGCCTCTTTATCAGATGGTTATACCGGCTCTCATTTGACTTCCGGCATCGTGGAAAATCCTGAGGATGCGGGCAATGTTGTGAATGCCGATGAGGGGGTAATAGTAAACGCATCTCCTATACAAGGAACAACTATCGTGAATAAAAAAGATACTGCGCCTGAGCCGGAAGAGAAAGAATATTCTGAGGTTAAAGAGGATTACTCTCTGCATGCCGTTAATGCAGAGCTAATTAAGAAGTGTCTGGAAAAGCATAGGGGAAGAAGGAAAGCAGCGGCGGCAGAGCTGGGAATTTCTGAGAGAACCCTTTACAGAAAAATTAAAGAATTACATCTGGAAAAATGA
- the kdsB gene encoding 3-deoxy-manno-octulosonate cytidylyltransferase yields MRNVIAIIPARYASTRFPGKPLAMVNGVPMIVRVVRQAEKVFKDVCVATDDERIFNKVLEMGGKAVMTSASHSSGTDRCLEALTKYQAESGKIFDVIINVQGDEPYIRPEQLKRLIDCFDDEKVEIATLVKKCGSVKEVNDPNRPKVVIDKDWNALYFSRSVIPFFRGGELSDEIVKNGKYYLHIGLYGYTAKALSAICAMPQGVLEKTEKLEQLRWLENGYKIRVAESNYESYSVDTQEDLDRLNKMNIE; encoded by the coding sequence ATGAGAAATGTAATTGCAATAATACCTGCACGTTATGCGTCAACAAGATTCCCGGGCAAGCCGCTTGCAATGGTAAACGGAGTCCCAATGATAGTCAGAGTTGTGCGTCAGGCAGAAAAAGTCTTTAAAGACGTTTGCGTCGCCACAGATGATGAGAGAATTTTCAATAAGGTGCTGGAAATGGGAGGAAAAGCTGTGATGACATCCGCGTCTCATAGCAGCGGAACGGACAGATGTTTGGAAGCATTGACCAAGTATCAAGCTGAAAGCGGCAAGATATTTGACGTAATTATTAATGTGCAGGGGGATGAGCCTTATATTAGGCCGGAACAACTAAAGAGGCTTATTGATTGCTTTGATGATGAGAAGGTTGAAATAGCAACCTTGGTAAAAAAGTGTGGCAGTGTCAAAGAAGTCAATGATCCAAACAGGCCAAAAGTCGTCATAGATAAAGATTGGAACGCGCTTTACTTTAGCAGATCTGTAATTCCTTTTTTCCGTGGTGGAGAACTAAGTGATGAGATTGTGAAAAACGGGAAATATTATTTGCACATCGGGCTTTATGGCTATACAGCCAAGGCGTTGAGTGCAATATGCGCTATGCCTCAGGGAGTTCTGGAAAAAACAGAAAAACTGGAGCAGCTAAGATGGCTGGAGAACGGATATAAAATCAGAGTTGCAGAGAGCAATTATGAGTCATATTCCGTAGATACGCAGGAAGATTTGGACAGACTTAACAAAATGAATATAGAATAG
- a CDS encoding glycosyltransferase → MDNTYKHNLVLFTDTFPYGAAETFLADELPYVAARFDRVIIYPLYIPTESHARQMPANVEVKEPLLSFNHKSKLGLINHGLFCGAPFFFATKEFFSRAVCGLNIPPAGKYMIGKKAGFFRRIWLFCDYFFMLRSILGNKPLMERIVRECSMADVLYFYWGDKSALITPFLKKKLEGATSIMPKVFVRFHGSDIYERAKGYLPFREMLYPSIDCAVPISYDGAHYIQKNYKHQPKLVETFHLGSSNTDEKFANLMGRLPGVFEIVSCSNVIELKRVDMIAEAIKLIADDSALVKKIREKRASEGMKFTGIHWTHFGGGPLLEDLKNKCVKYFNKNVSAEKNDTVAESKNSAVSNTDSISVIVNLRGPVEHSKVLEYYRDNGANLFVLVSRTEGVPVSIMEAFSYGIPVIATNVGGVSEMFRNCPVGYLVDAAQTPETLKDYIVKYILLPKEEQIAIQNNARANWEENWNAEKNFSGFADELINTVN, encoded by the coding sequence ATGGATAACACCTACAAACACAATCTGGTCCTTTTTACAGACACATTTCCTTATGGGGCGGCAGAGACTTTTCTCGCAGACGAACTGCCTTATGTAGCGGCGCGTTTTGATAGAGTTATCATTTATCCTCTTTATATCCCGACAGAATCTCATGCCAGGCAAATGCCTGCCAATGTAGAAGTTAAAGAACCTCTGCTCTCTTTTAACCATAAGAGCAAATTGGGCTTGATTAACCACGGACTATTCTGCGGGGCTCCGTTTTTCTTTGCAACAAAAGAATTTTTCAGCCGCGCAGTATGCGGTTTAAATATCCCGCCTGCAGGCAAATATATGATTGGGAAAAAGGCTGGATTCTTTAGAAGAATTTGGCTTTTCTGTGATTACTTTTTTATGCTCCGCAGCATATTGGGGAATAAGCCGCTAATGGAACGCATTGTAAGAGAATGTTCTATGGCTGACGTTCTATATTTCTACTGGGGAGATAAATCTGCATTAATCACTCCGTTCTTAAAGAAAAAATTGGAAGGCGCAACTTCCATAATGCCAAAAGTATTTGTAAGATTCCACGGGTCAGATATTTATGAAAGGGCAAAGGGATATCTTCCATTTAGGGAGATGCTTTATCCTTCTATAGATTGCGCCGTACCAATCTCTTACGACGGCGCACATTACATCCAAAAGAATTACAAACATCAGCCTAAGCTGGTAGAGACTTTTCATTTGGGAAGCTCCAACACAGATGAGAAATTTGCAAATCTTATGGGACGTCTCCCGGGGGTTTTTGAAATTGTCAGCTGTTCTAATGTAATTGAGCTTAAGAGAGTTGATATGATTGCAGAGGCAATAAAACTTATTGCGGATGATTCTGCGCTAGTTAAAAAAATCAGAGAAAAAAGAGCTTCCGAGGGGATGAAATTTACTGGAATTCATTGGACTCATTTTGGAGGAGGCCCGCTGCTGGAGGATTTAAAAAACAAATGCGTTAAATATTTTAACAAAAATGTCAGCGCAGAAAAAAATGATACTGTAGCAGAAAGTAAAAATTCTGCTGTCTCAAATACTGATTCAATATCTGTAATAGTGAATTTGCGCGGCCCTGTTGAGCACTCAAAAGTACTTGAATATTACAGAGATAATGGCGCCAATTTATTTGTTTTGGTAAGCCGCACGGAGGGTGTTCCGGTCTCTATAATGGAAGCATTCTCTTATGGTATCCCGGTTATTGCAACAAATGTTGGAGGCGTTTCTGAGATGTTTAGAAATTGCCCTGTCGGATATCTTGTAGATGCGGCGCAAACTCCGGAAACTCTTAAAGATTACATTGTAAAATACATCTTGCTCCCTAAGGAAGAGCAGATTGCAATACAAAACAATGCCCGCGCAAATTGGGAAGAGAACTGGAATGCCGAGAAAAATTTCTCCGGTTTTGCTGATGAACTTATAAATACCGTTAACTAG
- a CDS encoding GNAT family N-acetyltransferase → MKIEKASIENLKELMPIFARARNFMAGTGNPNQWINGYPTEALISEDIAKGHCFICRTDDGHIAAAFIFIIGDDPTYTVIENGKWLNDKPYGVIHRLASDGTQKGIADFCINWCFNKINNLRVDTHADNKVMQSILKKQNFKYCGIIYTHNGTARLAFQKTL, encoded by the coding sequence ATGAAAATAGAAAAGGCTTCTATAGAGAACTTAAAAGAGCTGATGCCAATTTTTGCCCGCGCCAGAAATTTTATGGCCGGCACCGGAAATCCCAATCAGTGGATTAACGGATACCCAACGGAAGCGCTTATCTCAGAGGATATTGCTAAAGGACACTGTTTCATCTGCCGGACAGATGACGGTCACATTGCAGCAGCTTTTATTTTCATAATCGGAGATGACCCAACTTATACGGTGATTGAGAATGGAAAATGGTTAAACGATAAACCTTACGGAGTAATTCATCGCCTTGCATCTGATGGCACCCAAAAAGGAATTGCAGACTTTTGCATAAACTGGTGCTTTAATAAAATCAATAATCTGCGCGTAGATACTCACGCAGATAACAAGGTGATGCAAAGCATATTAAAAAAGCAAAACTTTAAATATTGCGGCATTATTTACACCCATAACGGAACTGCAAGACTTGCTTTTCAGAAAACTCTCTGA
- the lepA gene encoding translation elongation factor 4, producing the protein MDNIRNFCIIAHIDHGKSTLADRMLEATHTVTDREMESQVLDSMDLEKEKGITIKSHAVQMQYQSGGKGYILNLLDTPGHVDFSYEVSRSIASSEGALLVVDATQGIQAQTISNLYLALEHDLEIIPVVNKIDMDAAEPEVVRDQIVNLIGCKTEDVLFASAKTGQGVPEILEAIVKRVPAPKGDPNAPLQALIFDSVFNSFRGIIAYYKVECGSIHKGERVKFVNAGTEYTADEVGVMGMKLQPKDEIGTGNVGYIISGIKSAVEVKVGDTITSVENPCTKAIAGFEEVKPMLFAGVYPVETDEYDNLKVSLEKLQLNDASLVFEPESSLALGFGFRCGFLGLLHLEIVQERLFREFNMDCITTVPNVSFKVYTTSGEVVDVHNPSGLPEETLIDHIEEPYIRAQVISKAEFFGPIMKLCLDKRGTLVSQHFITTDRVELNFDMPLSEIVFDFYDKLKSISKGYASFDYHIIDFRDADLVKLDILLNGEPVDALSSLTHRAHAYDFGRKMCEKLKDLIPRQQFDIAIQAAIGAKIIARETVRQVRKDVTAKCYGGDITRKRKLLEKQKKGKRRMRQVGQVQVPQSAFMAVLKI; encoded by the coding sequence ATGGATAATATTAGAAATTTCTGCATTATTGCGCACATAGATCACGGTAAAAGTACCTTGGCTGACAGGATGCTTGAGGCTACTCATACGGTGACAGACAGAGAGATGGAGAGCCAGGTGCTGGATTCCATGGACTTGGAGAAAGAGAAGGGCATCACTATTAAAAGTCATGCCGTGCAAATGCAATATCAGAGCGGCGGCAAGGGTTATATCCTTAATCTGCTTGATACTCCGGGACATGTGGATTTTTCTTATGAAGTTTCCCGTTCAATAGCCTCCTCAGAGGGAGCTTTGCTGGTTGTTGATGCAACGCAGGGCATTCAGGCTCAGACAATTTCCAATTTGTATCTGGCGCTTGAACATGATTTGGAAATTATCCCCGTGGTGAATAAGATAGATATGGATGCCGCTGAACCGGAGGTAGTTAGAGACCAAATTGTCAATCTGATTGGCTGCAAGACGGAGGATGTGCTTTTTGCCAGTGCAAAGACGGGGCAGGGAGTACCGGAAATTTTGGAGGCTATCGTAAAGAGAGTGCCGGCTCCTAAAGGAGATCCCAATGCTCCGCTGCAGGCTCTGATATTTGACTCCGTGTTTAATTCCTTCAGAGGTATAATTGCTTATTACAAAGTAGAATGCGGCTCTATTCACAAAGGAGAAAGAGTTAAATTTGTTAACGCGGGAACAGAGTATACAGCGGATGAAGTTGGAGTAATGGGGATGAAGCTGCAGCCGAAAGATGAAATTGGAACAGGTAACGTTGGCTATATAATCAGCGGAATAAAAAGTGCGGTTGAGGTTAAAGTAGGTGATACTATAACATCAGTGGAAAATCCTTGTACAAAAGCAATTGCAGGGTTTGAAGAGGTAAAGCCGATGTTGTTTGCGGGAGTTTATCCCGTGGAGACGGACGAGTATGACAACCTAAAAGTTTCATTGGAAAAATTACAGCTTAATGATGCCTCTTTGGTCTTTGAACCGGAGAGTTCTTTGGCTTTGGGCTTTGGTTTCCGCTGCGGATTTTTGGGGCTGCTGCATTTGGAAATTGTGCAGGAGAGATTGTTCCGCGAGTTCAACATGGACTGCATTACAACCGTTCCAAACGTCTCATTTAAAGTGTATACCACTAGCGGAGAGGTTGTAGATGTGCATAACCCTTCCGGTCTTCCGGAGGAGACTTTGATTGATCATATAGAGGAGCCATACATCAGAGCGCAGGTAATTTCAAAGGCGGAATTTTTTGGACCAATCATGAAGTTGTGCCTGGACAAAAGAGGCACTTTGGTAAGTCAGCATTTTATCACGACAGATAGAGTTGAACTTAATTTTGATATGCCGCTGTCTGAGATAGTTTTTGATTTTTATGATAAGTTAAAGTCTATCTCAAAAGGCTATGCATCATTTGATTACCACATAATAGATTTCAGAGACGCAGATTTGGTAAAACTGGATATTCTGCTTAACGGAGAACCTGTAGATGCGTTATCTTCTCTAACTCACCGCGCTCATGCTTATGACTTTGGCCGCAAGATGTGCGAGAAATTAAAAGACCTTATCCCAAGACAACAGTTTGATATTGCAATTCAAGCTGCGATAGGTGCTAAAATTATTGCGCGTGAAACTGTCCGTCAGGTCCGCAAAGATGTAACTGCAAAATGTTACGGAGGTGATATTACCAGAAAGCGCAAACTGCTTGAGAAACAGAAGAAAGGAAAGAGGAGAATGAGGCAGGTAGGACAAGTTCAGGTGCCTCAGTCTGCATTTATGGCCGTGCTGAAAATATAA
- a CDS encoding transketolase, with amino-acid sequence MPDIQKLKDTASQIRRDIIRMVTGAQSGHPGGSLSSTDIVTALFFSQMKHSPKNWNRTGEGNDMFFLSCGHESPLFYSALARSGYFPVKELGTFRKLGSRLQGHPATDTNLPGIYEASGSLGQGLSVASGAALGKKLNGDKNYVYVLLGDGESEEGQVWEAAEFAAHHKINNLIAITDWNGQQIDGTTTEVIGPDHLDQRWKAFGWDVIVVENGHDFNEILSAFKLAQELGAKDEKPVMILMKTIMGKGVDFMEGTCKWHGKAPKPEEAEKALAQLKETLGDY; translated from the coding sequence ATGCCTGATATACAAAAACTTAAAGATACCGCTTCCCAAATTAGAAGAGATATAATCAGGATGGTCACAGGAGCTCAAAGCGGCCATCCGGGGGGAAGCCTTTCTAGTACTGATATTGTTACTGCTTTGTTCTTCAGCCAAATGAAGCATTCTCCCAAGAATTGGAACCGTACCGGAGAGGGAAATGATATGTTCTTTCTCTCATGCGGACATGAATCTCCGCTATTTTACAGCGCCCTTGCACGCAGCGGATATTTTCCGGTAAAAGAACTTGGAACTTTTAGAAAGCTTGGGTCACGCCTCCAGGGGCACCCTGCTACAGATACAAATCTGCCCGGAATTTATGAAGCCAGCGGTTCTCTTGGACAGGGACTTTCAGTCGCTTCAGGCGCAGCGCTGGGCAAAAAATTGAATGGCGACAAAAATTATGTTTATGTATTGCTTGGAGACGGAGAGAGCGAGGAGGGGCAAGTATGGGAAGCAGCGGAATTTGCTGCTCACCACAAGATTAATAATTTGATTGCCATAACAGACTGGAACGGACAGCAGATAGATGGAACAACTACGGAAGTTATTGGTCCTGACCATCTTGACCAAAGATGGAAAGCTTTTGGATGGGATGTGATTGTTGTTGAGAACGGTCATGATTTTAATGAAATTTTATCTGCCTTTAAACTTGCACAAGAGCTGGGGGCTAAAGATGAAAAGCCTGTTATGATTCTTATGAAGACAATCATGGGCAAAGGGGTAGATTTTATGGAAGGAACTTGCAAATGGCATGGGAAGGCTCCAAAGCCGGAAGAGGCTGAAAAAGCTCTTGCCCAGCTAAAGGAAACGCTTGGCGATTATTAA